A window of the Rhodoflexus caldus genome harbors these coding sequences:
- a CDS encoding acyl carrier protein phosphodiesterase, with product MNFLAHLALAAPDEGLLVGNFIADHVKGNRWQEFAPSVQAGILLHRAIDHFADTHPLVRQSAQRLRPRYRHYAGVLVDVFYDHFLAASWNRYMDVPLPVFSKEMYALMNRHYELLPPTSRLFLQYAAERDILAAYAEVEVIGRVLQGMARRIARPSGIETATEELQTHYREFGEEFAQFWDEIVRFVAQKKQVIS from the coding sequence ATGAATTTTCTGGCACATTTGGCACTGGCTGCCCCCGATGAGGGTTTGCTGGTCGGGAACTTTATTGCAGACCACGTTAAAGGCAATCGCTGGCAGGAATTTGCGCCCTCCGTTCAGGCAGGGATTCTGCTGCATCGTGCCATTGACCATTTCGCCGATACGCACCCGTTAGTGCGACAGAGTGCCCAACGACTACGCCCCCGCTATCGCCACTATGCAGGCGTATTGGTAGATGTTTTTTACGACCATTTTCTGGCTGCCTCTTGGAACCGTTACATGGACGTGCCGTTACCCGTTTTTTCAAAGGAGATGTATGCACTGATGAATCGGCACTATGAGTTGTTGCCACCTACTTCGCGGCTGTTTTTGCAATATGCTGCCGAGCGCGATATATTAGCGGCTTATGCCGAAGTAGAAGTCATCGGGCGCGTATTGCAAGGTATGGCGCGCCGCATCGCACGACCTTCGGGCATTGAAACCGCTACCGAAGAGCTGCAAACCCATTACCGCGAATTTGGTGAAGAATTTGCTCAATTTTGGGACGAAATCGTCCGCTTCGTAGCACAAAAGAAACAGGTAATCAGTTGA